The following nucleotide sequence is from Kineobactrum salinum.
GCCAAAACAGATCGAGGCTGGTCTTGTCACGGGCGACCAGTTCTTTGTAGCTGAATTTGCGCCAGCGACCTTCCGGGTTTTTCTCCGGGTGCCAGGTGGCCTTGCGCTTCTGGCGGTTTTCCGGGTTGTAGCAGTCCACAAACTCCGCCAAATCCTCAAAGCGCAACGGCTTTTTCTTGAGGGTGTGATGGACGTTGGTGCGGTAATCGTAATACCAAACCGCTTTTGTCCAGGCCTTGGGGCTGGCCGGCTGGTTATCAAAAAACAGCACATTGGCCTTCACGCCGTGGGCGTAAAAAATCCCGGTAGGTAGGCGCAAAATGGTGTGCAGGTCGGTATTTTCCAACAACTTGCGGCGAATGGTCTCCCCTGCTCCGCCCTCGAATAGCACATTGTCCGGCACAACCACCGCCGCCTTGCCGGTGGTTTTCAGCATCGTGCGAATATGTTGGACGAAATTGAGCTGCTTGTTGGAGGTGGTAGCCCAGAAGTCCTGCCGATTGTAAGTCAGGTCGTCAGTCTCCTGTTCGCCTTCCGCGTTGGTAAAGCTCATGGAGCTCTTCTTGCCAAAAGGCGGGTTGGCCAGTACATAGTCGAAGCTCTGCGGGCTCTGCGCTACCAAGGCATCATTGGGAGACACCAGGCTATCGCCGTCGATTTCACCGATATTGTGCAAGAACATATTCATCAAGCACATGCGCCGGGTATTGGCCACAATCTCATTGCCGTAAAAGGTCTCATGCTTGAGAAATGCCTTCTGCGCCTTGTCGAGCTTGTAATTCTGCGTATCGGTGATGAAATCGTAGGCGGCGAGGAAGAATCCGCCGGTGCCGCAGGCTGGGTCGGCAATGGTCTTCTTCGGCTCCGGGCGCACGCATTCCACCATGGCGCGGATCAGCGCCCGGGGAGTAAAATACTGACCGGCACCGGACTTGGTATCCTCGGCATTCTTCTCCAGCAGGCCCTCATAGATATCACCTTTCACATCCGCACCCATGGTCGCCCACTGGGTGCTGTCCACCATGGCAATCAGCCGGTAGAGCTTGGCCGGGTCCTGTATCTTGTTCTGAGATTTGGTGAAAATTTGGCCCAGCATGCCTTTCTTAGTGCCCAGTGCTCGCAGCAACTCCACATACAGAACTTCCAGCTCAGCCCCTTTTTTGGCTTTCAGGGTTTGCCAGGAATATTTTTTGGGAATACCCACGTTGCGGTTATAGGGCGGTCTGGAATACTCGTCCGCCATTTTCAGGAAAATCAAATAGGTCAATTGCTCAAGGTAGTCACCGTAGCCAACTCCATCGTCACGCAGGGTGGTACAAAAACTCCAGACTTTGGAAATAATGGGTGCTGTCGGACTCATTCGTTCTCACTTGTTTTGTATTGGGCCAGGGTATGCCTGCCTTTTTCGGTTAATCGGTATTTTTGGGTTGGGCTGCGTGGGGAATCGGGCTGGGTCATTTCTACCAAGCCGTTATCCAAAGCAGGCTGTAAATAATTCTGGATTAAAGTTGGCCGATGATTTAACCCAAGCTCTCCCAACAGCGCTCTGGTGCCTAAAGGTCCGGCTTTCAAAGCACCCAGCAAACGGGTTACTTGCTTGCTTACTTGTTCGGCTACTTGTTCGGTTACTTGTTCGGTTACTTGGTCCATTTGCGCGAAACCAGCGTGAACCGGCAGGCGGATCAGGAACCAGGAGCGGCCTTCATCGGTGTCAAATACCGGCGCGGATGAGCCATTGGCTGCCATTACCCTCAGAATTTTGGGAATACCCGTGGAGCGCCCTTCTGTTAAATCCAGCTCTTTGAGAAACTCGCCGATCCGTCGATTGCGGTAGCGACGACTGACCGCTTTACCTGCCTGCAAGTCTTCCAGGCGGATAGAACGGTCAGGGCCGGGAAAACTCAACACCACCAATTCCTCAGCAGTAATCCGAATTTCCACCGGCTCACGAATTTCATAGGAGCGGTGATACACCGCATTCACCACCGCTTCTTCTATGGCTGCCAGTGGGAAGTTCCAGAAGCGCTCGGCCTGCGGCCTGTCCGGGTGTTTAAGCACCGTCTCTTTCAGGTAGTTGCGCGCGATATAATCCACCGCATCCCGTGTGATGCGCCCCAGAGGACCGCGAAATTCCTTTTCTTCAAAGCGATCACCACCCGGCCCTTCGGGAAAATACACCACATCAATCTGAGTGGCCGGGAAAAACTGTGCCGGGTGCTCATTGAAAAACAGCAAGCCGACGTTCTTCGGAAACGGCATTTCCGCAGGACCAGCGACAACATTCATACGACGACCCAGCGGCTCCACATCCAACGAGCCAGCTTCCGCTGCCAGTTCGCTGCCGATTTCCTGCAAAAATTCACGCATCAGGTATGGCGACAAATCGCTCAGGCTGGCCGACTGCCGGTAACGGTCATCAAACGGCACCGTAGCCGCCAAAGATAACAGCTCTCGCTCATCCTCACCCTGGCCCGTACCGTGCTGGTGTGTTTGCGAATATAAAATGCCCAGTCGGATTTCTTAGCGCTCAAACTCACTCGCGCTTTATACGGCCGGGTTTCGCCGCCTGGTACCCACAACACCAGAGTCAGCTTGCCTTGTACTTCATAGGTGGCTGTTAGCGCATGATAAGGCGGCTGAATAGCCGAGTTCCCCAAATTCAGCAAATCTTTCTGAATGTTATCGATCTGCTCCGGCAACAAACCAATGGGCGGCAACGCTGGTTGGCCGTCTTTCTCCTTTAGACCGATCACCACATAACCGCCACCCAGATTATGGAAGTCATTCGCAAAAGCACAGATACTGTGCAGGATGGATTCTGGATTCCAGCCAGACTTGTATTCAATGCGCTCGCTTTCGATTGTACGCTGGTGCAGCAGATCGTGGAGGTTGATGGGAAACATTAACTGTCTCCGCCTATACCATCCTGTGCCAACTTATCAGCCTCCCACTCTTTGTAGGTTTTGCCGTTGGCGAACTTCCATTCGATGGTGCCGTTAGCCGGGCGGCCGTTGACAACGGCGGCTGCGGCGCTGGGGCTTTTGAAGGCGGTGTGCTCAGTGAATAGGCAGAGGCCGTTCTGCTCGGCCAGTACCCCGGTTTTGCGCAGTTCGCTCAACAGGAGCGCGTAGCCGGTCTCTTCTGTACCCTTGCCGCGCCAGGTCAGGCTAGCCTTAGAACCGGTCTGTACCACAAATTCGCCGGCCTCCAGCCTCGCAGTGGCGTGAATGCCGTGTTTCGGGGTGTGCAGTTCAAATATCACCGCGTCCTTGTCGGCCTCTGCTTTGGCAGTGGCAGCCTGCCCGCTTTGGGGCCGGGTGTGAGGCAAGAAGCTGTTGATACGCAAAGCGGGCAGCACCATCAAGATGTAGTCCAGAATATTGGCGCGGGCGGCTTCGCTCAGCGACGGGTGTGGCGGTGTATTGCCATTTTCCAGAGCCACCTTGCCAATGCGGCGAGCCTCTTCCACCAGCCGCGACTCCAGGTATTTGACGTGGGCCTTGTTGAGGTTGTTACCTGCGGTGGTAATCAGAATTGCTGTAGTCCACCAGTCTTTGGCGGTGTCGTGGCTCTTGATGCGGGCATTGATTTCCTCGCCCTCGCCGATGTAAGCCAGGAAGCCAGTGTCATCCTCGCCCAACAGCAGATATACGCCGGTATAGCCCGCCTCTGTGCGCTTGAGAGCAGTGCTCAGTTGCGTGTGCGGCGTCATCAGTACATGGCCGGTCCAGTTGAATACCTCAGCGGTGAGCATGCCCTCAGGTTTACCGTCGATGAAGAACAGTTCTAGGGATTGGCCTTTTTTGAGCATCATGCAACCAAAATCCTAAATGACTTTTTGAAGCTTAAGTAAGGACAATCTCTCATACCGTTCTTAGTTCTTGAACCTCTATTAATTCAAACGCAGCAACCTACACCACAAGTGATTTGGGCTGGCGCCCGGGCAGTGTTAAAGCCTCAGTGAGCGTCATTGAGGCTTTTCGCCATCTTTGGCGGGGAAGTTTTCCCCGCCACCTCCACACTATCCGTACTCCATAGTTATCATAGGCGATATTTCTGCTGTCTATTTTTGAATGCTGGCGCGGTTCCCTCAAGAATTTCAACGACCCTGGCGTTGATTCGAGGGTTCTCTATCGCACCAGATTCGTACTGAAATTTCTTATGCATTTTGTCACAAGATGCGTAAATAATCTGTTCTGCGTCACAGACAACTGCCAGATTCGGGTTATGGGTGACCATGATGACTTGTCGTCTCGCCTTTGCTTTTTTAAGACATTTAACCAGAATCCTGAAGATTGTTTGGTTATCAAGGTTCTCTTCTGGCTGATCAATGATGATCGGGATATCATCTTTATCAACCAAAAGATAAAATACCAGCAAAAGCAGACCTCGCTCTCCGGGCGAAAGAAGCCCAATATCTTGCCCATCGTAAGTCAATGAATATTTTGGAGAAAGGTATTCAAAGCCGTAAATATAATCCAAAACGTCTTGGGAACTTGCACCCTTACGAAGCTGATCTTCAAATCGCGTGAAACGATTATCTTGATCATCTCTCCGATCGAAGTGGAGCATGTCATCAATCATTTCCGCAAAAGCCACGGCGTCGTCAGTAGAGGAAAAATCGACTCCCTTAACAATCTCCCTCACTAGCTTGTAACTTTCCTCAACTCCAGAAAATGAACCGCGCACCTGACGATTAAGCCAACCAAGGAATTGGTCTTGAAAACCCGCCTGCTCAATCTGAACATGAAAATGGAGGGGGAGACTCATGCCTTGCTGCTCTTCCGATGCAACGAAAGCCTGTACAGGCTCATATAGCCACTGGTATTCATTTACCATTGTTTGGATATGACCATGAATCTCCCCGGACAAGCCTCGTCGCTTTACCCTAAGCTCATCTAGCAAAGCGGGAATTTCTGCCAAAGATTCAATTTGCTTTTCAAGCCAAATAATACTTCCCGGCCTATCTAGCGTGCCAATGATTTCAGATTTCATTGATTCCCATTGTGACAATGCTTCTCTGTATAAAACAAACTGACGCTGTCTCTCCCCAAGCTGACTTTTCGCTTCAGAAATGGCCTCACCCAATTTCTCGCGTCGATCGCTGAGACTACCTAGCTCTCTGCTTTCTAGCAGACCATCAATACGGTCGATATCTTCTTGCAATGCCATCGCGACCAATTCAAGTGGCTGAATATCCAACCTCAGCTCAACTAATGCTTGAACTGGAATACCTACCTCCAACTCAGAAAGTTGAAGCTTCAAGTCATCAAGAAACACATCATACTGCTTTTTGTAATTTTCCAGAGACTGGCTTATCCTTTTGACTAGCGCCTTCTTCTTTGTTGTAGTTAGTTTTTGCTCTTGATAAACGGCTTTTTCGTGGTCCACTGACATCAGATCTTGCTCAAGCTTCTCGATCTCCTGCGCCGCAGACCTGTTAGCCGCCAGCGCCTCGTCCGATTCATTTGGATCTTCAACCACTTGAGGCGGACTTTGCTCCAAGGAACTTAATTCATCACGCTTCGTTGTTAGCTGCGCCTCCAAACCAGCCTTGAATTCCGGCGACCCTCTTTTCTCTGCCTCTAAGACTTCACTATTGATCTCACTGATTACCTCGCGAAGATGACGTCTCGCCTCGTTAATTTCAACTACTTTAAATTGGAGCAATTCGTCCATTGACGACTTTCCGAGCTTGTCCGCTTCAGGCACGTGCGAATAGATAATTTTTCTGAGCTCCGCGTCAAATGTAGCTGATCCGCCATCACCTAGCTGGTTACACAAGTCCTCAAGATAACTTTGCGGGAGATACTTGACGCGCTCTACGCTGCTAGGATCCGGATCTGTGTCGAGTCTCTGAAACGTTTCCTTGCCGTCCAACCAAGTCAGAGAGCCCATAAAATGTTGGGAAAATTTACTTTTTTTATTTCGAAATCGGGAATCATTAAGAAATGAAAAACCCTTATGATGTTTGGTATTGCCTGCAAGCGCAATAATGTCAGAAAGTGCACTTTTCCCACTTCCCTTATTTCCAATTATTGCGACCAAATCCGAATTGAGAGGAATATTTGAATCAAACCACTGCTCAGCGAGAGAGGAGTCATTCAACTTTTCAATTCTTACAGAACCAATAAACTTGGTCTTGTTTCGCTGAACTATTTTTCGCTTTGGAGGATCACCCCCTATAAAGACACGATCATCATACTCGTGTATTGCCTGTATCAAACCCTTAAAGGTCGAATCAGCCTTGATCCAAGTAAAGCAATTTCCCACTCGATCCTTGTCAGTCGAACTACTCAGCCAATGAGCATCAGAACAGTCGAATAGTTTGGCATTGACCTGAGACTCTTGTAACTTTCTACGAGCTTTCAGGTAGGCTTCTGGCGATTCGGCTGCAGTGAAAACCAAATCGGCTTCGTTAATAAGGGTTTTTTTCTCTGCAATAGTATGGTCGTCCCACTTGAGATTTTCCCATTCAGTTTTTCCTACTGCGACCAAGAACTTTCCTGCTAAACTATGGTTCTGCAATGCTTTCTTGACGCCATCCAAGCTGACATTGAGATTATTGAATCCCTCAATAACTGCCGGACCATACTGATGTCGTATATTTTCTGAAACCGACTGAATTATTGCCTCACCAAGCGCTTCAAGGCTCTCTCGACAAATTATCGAATTCCACTTACCCTCACCTGACGCCCCTGGTACAAGGTTATAATTTGGACTTATCGCAGACAGGAATTGCTGCCTGATAAAGTCAGGGTCTACTTGATCAAATATCACATGCAGGTTAACTCGACTCCAACTGGATTCACGATGCTTTCCTCTGCCGCCCTGGATTACGCCACCAAATTTATCTACGCGAAGCTCAATAACTGGCAGCAGTAAGTCAATATTTGCTAGGCGCCCATTTATTTTTTCCCGCAATACTCGCGCGTAGCCATCGACAAATAGATAGTCATTGATTCCCAGAACTTTGAATTCTTTTGGCAAGGACTCGAGATCCGTTAAGAATGCTGCCCACGCTGCTTCCTTTTCCCCTGGATAATTGTGAACCATGGATTCAGGTGTATGAACATGTAAATCCCACCTCTTCCATGTCGACCCATCGGTATTCATAATCATTTTACCTCCTCAGTACGGGGCAAGCAGTGTGGGCAGATCCGTCACTAGGGTTTTGCGGGGCAAGGTGGCCGGAGAAAGCTCTTTTCAGGATGGATTGACGAAGGGCTTCAGATTTGGCCAAGTTATTTTCAATTTCGTTTTCAACCCTAGTAATATATTCAAGTTTTTCTCGTATAGATTCAACCAGCAAGCGCTGCTGGTCAGGACTACCGGCTATCGGAACAACAATAGTTTTTACTTTTCCATGATTTAAGCTAATTCCACTATCGGAAATACCAGATTTTCTTTTGTCCAGCTCTGCCACCACTGACGGAGAATTAAGCACTAACTCCAAATATTCGGGACGGACGATCTCTTCGTTGCATCGGAAGCGATACACCGTATCGCATAGCATTGATCTTTCACGGGTTTCTCTCACGAGGCAAACCACACCGGTTCTATTTCTCGGCCCTTTCCGGGTCATCAGAAAGTCGCCCACATTAATCTCAATATCTGGACGTGGCTCGAATTGCTCTGGCAGTGGCTTGCATTCTTCCGACATATACTTCATTGGTTGCAAGGCAGTTGTCTTAATTATCGCCCACTCGCCCTCATTTGGTGTCCTGTTTAGCTCGCACTTTGGACTCCAGCCCTGTGAGATTTTTCCTATAAGATCCGATAGAGCGACTTGTTTTGCATCCCATGATTTGAATTTATTGAAAGCACTGTCAAGGACGGCCTGGCGGTAAACCTTGAGTTGTTCACGGGCGGTTTTTAGGGATTCGATGCCTTTGTCAAGTTCGGAAAATAGTGTTTCGATTTTGGCGACAATGCGATTTTGCTCTTCGAGAGGTGGCAACGCCACCGGAATTTCCTTAACATCATTTATTCGTATCCCGAGCACAGTTGTACCACTGGAGCGCTTTATAAACTCTCGCTCATTTGCCAGAAACATATAGTAAGCCCAAGCCAAATCCACGCACTCCTTCGGCTTTGCAATCTTGCAGTCTTGATTGACAGCCACGGGAATTTTTACTATTGCAGCCTTACCTGGCTCAATGCGCGTCAAGAGCACTAAATCTCCTGGCTTTGCGAGATTTGCAGCACTTTCTTTCAACCCTTTTTCAGTAATCCGGTCGATTGTGCTATTCAGATATTGATTCTTTATATCTTTCACCGATGCCCAAGGAATATCTCCGCTCCAGTAAGCCGGATTCTTTTTGTCGGGTGTACCACCGCCTTTAAAATCGAACAGATCACCAAGTCGTTGTATAGACCAGCCGGAAGGCAACGTTCCATTCTCCATCACGCCACCAATTCCCGATTCAACTCCTCAATCACCTCATCCATCCGATCACCAAACAATTGATACATTTTCCCCATACCACCCTTTGCATCAAAAGGTGCCATTTCCAGATCGTCTCCCTCCATATGGAAGGAGCTGATAACGTGATCGCGAATCATCTGTAGCCAAGCCATTTGTGCCTCATTGAATTTCTCGCCAGCGCCACTGTGATGTTGCAAAATCCAGCGTTGGAAATTGCGGCGCACAGTGTTGTTGTAGGTTGACAGGGTGCTGTCCAGCCCGACTACGCGGCGGATTAGTGCCACCAGTGCGGTCAGGTCGCTGATGGGGTTTTCGCCCTGATAGTCTTCCAGGTGAGCGTAGGCTTGCCATACGCGCTGGGGGCCAGCTTGGGGCGGTCTCGTCGCAGTTGGTCGAGCAGGGTTTTGATCATGTTGTAACTAACCTCGGCGCGACGGGCCGGGGTTTGGAAGTAGATGGTGAGCGCATCTATGTCGTTTTGGTGTTCGCGCAGGTATTCGGCAAACTCCTGGGTCAGCACCTTGGCGTTTTCGGTGGTGTCGCCGTCCCACTCGGCGCGAGTGACGCTGTCCAGGTCATCGTGGACGATGGTTTGCTCCTTGTCGCGGCGGATGTTGTCGATCAGCTCCACCAGTTCGCCGGTGAACACGCTGGCGGCCTGACCTACCAATTGGTCGCGGGCCTGATCGCGGGCGCTGTCGCCGGGGTCGGTGCCTTCCGGTTGCTGGGCGATTTGCAGGGCTCTTTGTTCGACGGTATCCGGGTTTATGGCGTTGAGCAATTCACCCACAATCAGCAATAGCGGTTTACCACCGGCCTTTTCGCTGATGCGGGCGCGGTCTTTGTCATCTAGCTGTCTATCCAGCCGGGCCAGGCGGCCCGCCAGTGAGCTTACGCTGTCTTCATCCCGGGCGGCGCCCATCATAACGCCCATGGCCAGCTCCTTAAGGGAGACGCCAGGTCTGGTAATCAGCGGCTGGCTGGCAGTTTTCAGGGATCTCGTCACCCCTATCGCATCCACAATCACGTAGTGGGTTTTAGCGCTGGTGGCAGAGGGGGTGACCTTTTTCAGGCTGTCTTCATCCAGGGTGCGGGTACCCCTGCCCTTCATCTGCTCGAAGTAGTTGCGGCTTTTTACATCGCGCATAAACAACAGGCATTCCAGCGGTTTAACATCGGTGCCGGTGGCAATCATATCCACGGTGACGGCTATGCGCGGATAGTAGTCGTTGCGGAACTGGGCGAGGACGGATTTCGGGTCTTCGTCAATTTTGTAGGTGATCTTCTTGCAGAACTGGTTGCCTTCGCCAAATTCCTCGCGCACGGTGTTGATGATGTCGTCGGCGTGGCTGTCGGTCTTGGCAAAGATCAGGGTTTTGGGTACCTCTTTCCGGCCGGGGAATATGTGCGGCAGCTTTTCCTTGAAGGTACGGATCACAGTGCGTATCTGGTCCGGATTGACGATATCCCGGTCGAGCTGCTTGGCGGTGTAGGTTTCGTCTTCGTCCTGAATTTCCCAGCGTTTTCTGCGGGTGAGGCGTTCGCGCTTTTCGATTTGCTGCTTGGCCGTCAGGGTGCCGCCCTGTCGGGTTCTTTCGGTTTCGATGACGTAGATTTCGTTGCCTACGTTAACGCCATCGGCTACGGCTTTTTCGTGGTCGTATTCGCTGACCACGTTCGTTTTGAAAAAGCCGTAAGTGCGATTATCCGGGGTGGCGGTCAACCCGATCAGGTAGGCATCGAAGTATTCGATCACCTGCCGCCAAAGATTGTAGATGGAGCGGTGGCATTCGTCGATGACGATAAAATCGAAAAACTCCGGTGGAATCTTGCTGTTGTACACCACCGGTAGCAGCTCTCTTCGCAGCGGGACATGTTCGGCGGGGTTATCTTCTTCGGTGGCCTCGTCCAGCTCTTCGCCCTTGAGCAGGGAGTACATGCGCTGAATGGTGCTGATGCAGACCTGAGTGTCGGTGGCCACAAAGGAGGATTTGAGCCGCTGGGCGGTATATAGCTCGGTGAACTTGCGGTTGTCGTCATTGGGCAGGAAGGCCATGAATTCCTGCTCCGCCTGTTCGCCGAGGTTTTTGGTGTCCACCAGGAACAGAATGCGCTTGGCGCCTGCGTGTTTCAGCAGCCGGTAAGTGGCGGTGATGGCGGTAAAGGTTTTGCCGGAACCGGTGGCCATTTGCACCAGGGCGCGGGGTTTGTCCTGCTTGAAGGAATCTTCCAGGTTGGTGATGGCAGTTATCTGGCAATCCCGCAGGCCATCAGTAATCAGCGGCGGCATCTGTTGCAGGCGGGCGCGCAGGGTAGTTGAGTTGTCCAGCCATTCCTCTCCCCATTTGGCGAGGGCTTCCGGCCGGTGGAAGTTGAAAATTTCGCGGGAGCGGGGCGCAGGGTCGCGACCATCGGTAAAGCGGGTGATGACGCCGGTACTTTCATAGACAAAACGCAGGGGCGCTTTGTTGTTGACCCATTTCAGGGAGGCCCTGGCGTAGCCCTGTGACTGCTCCTCCGCAGTAGTGATCCTGTGGCCCCAGTCGTCGGGCTTGGCCTCGATCACCCCGACAGCCCGCTGGTCGACAAACAGTACATAGTCGGCAGGGCCGACATCGGTTTGGTACTCGCGCACCGCGATACCGCGCCCGGCGTTGAAATCGATGCCCGTGGTGCCCTGTACGGCCCAGCCGGCTGCAGTCAACTGGCGGTCGATATGGTCGCGGGCTCGCTGCTCCGGATTTTGATTGACCATGTAGTTATCTACCCATTCCCTAGGTGGCCCTGGCTAGCGGACTCGGACTACCAATCCAAACAGACTGATGGCGACAAACTGTGGAAGGGCTATAGTCGCACGGTCTGCCCTACCCTCCAAGCCGCAGCAGGCTTTTCTATCGCGTTTGACGGTGGGCAAGGCCGGCCGGTCCTGCTCCGAGCATTTTCTACCTCAGTAAAATCTACAGAATCACCGGTAAATTTGGCCGGTCGCAACGGACGCGTGCTATTGACCTGAAGCCAGCAGTGCCCAGTTCCGCCCTGGGTATTGTCTCCCAATTGTTTGATTTTTCTGCAGTCTTCCCATTGCCACAGCCTGCCAGCCCCTCTTCCGGCCCTATTGACTGGCGTGATCTTTGCTGCAACACAGAGACGATGCCTGCGAATGCCCTGCAGGCAGCATGTGAAGGAGACGACCATGACTAGTGAAAAGTACAGCACCTGCATCGACGCCTGCAACGCTTGCGCGGACGCCTGTGACCACTGTTCGGTGGCATGCCTGGGGGAACCCGGTGTGGCCAACCTGGGCCGGTGCATTCGCCTGGATATGGATTGCGCGGCCCTGTGCCGGCTGGCGGCCGGGTTCATGTCCAGGGACAGCGAACACGCAAGCTCGATTTGTCGAGCCTGCGCCGAACTGTGTGACGCTTGTGCGCAAGAGTGCGAAAAACACGATCACGATCATTGCAGGCAATGCGCCCAGGCATGTCGCGACTGCGCCGCAGCCTGCCGCGATATGGCGGCCTGACCCCGTCTCGGCCGTTAGCCGATGTCTTGCAAAAACCTGGCGCCAACGC
It contains:
- a CDS encoding type I restriction endonuclease subunit R codes for the protein MVNQNPEQRARDHIDRQLTAAGWAVQGTTGIDFNAGRGIAVREYQTDVGPADYVLFVDQRAVGVIEAKPDDWGHRITTAEEQSQGYARASLKWVNNKAPLRFVYESTGVITRFTDGRDPAPRSREIFNFHRPEALAKWGEEWLDNSTTLRARLQQMPPLITDGLRDCQITAITNLEDSFKQDKPRALVQMATGSGKTFTAITATYRLLKHAGAKRILFLVDTKNLGEQAEQEFMAFLPNDDNRKFTELYTAQRLKSSFVATDTQVCISTIQRMYSLLKGEELDEATEEDNPAEHVPLRRELLPVVYNSKIPPEFFDFIVIDECHRSIYNLWRQVIEYFDAYLIGLTATPDNRTYGFFKTNVVSEYDHEKAVADGVNVGNEIYVIETERTRQGGTLTAKQQIEKRERLTRRKRWEIQDEDETYTAKQLDRDIVNPDQIRTVIRTFKEKLPHIFPGRKEVPKTLIFAKTDSHADDIINTVREEFGEGNQFCKKITYKIDEDPKSVLAQFRNDYYPRIAVTVDMIATGTDVKPLECLLFMRDVKSRNYFEQMKGRGTRTLDEDSLKKVTPSATSAKTHYVIVDAIGVTRSLKTASQPLITRPGVSLKELAMGVMMGAARDEDSVSSLAGRLARLDRQLDDKDRARISEKAGGKPLLLIVGELLNAINPDTVEQRALQIAQQPEGTDPGDSARDQARDQLVGQAASVFTGELVELIDNIRRDKEQTIVHDDLDSVTRAEWDGDTTENAKVLTQEFAEYLREHQNDIDALTIYFQTPARRAEVSYNMIKTLLDQLRRDRPKLAPSAYGKPTLTWKTIRAKTPSAT
- a CDS encoding four-helix bundle copper-binding protein codes for the protein MTSEKYSTCIDACNACADACDHCSVACLGEPGVANLGRCIRLDMDCAALCRLAAGFMSRDSEHASSICRACAELCDACAQECEKHDHDHCRQCAQACRDCAAACRDMAA